One Frankiales bacterium genomic region harbors:
- a CDS encoding MarR family transcriptional regulator encodes MAVVTTASGRGRPGPAGAGGATGTEPGAAEEPAGRGWTLLTSHGRVLLLIARQPDIRIRDIAEQARITERSATGIVSDLERAGYLTKSRTGRRNTYAVNADRAFRHPAEAPHHVGELIDIFTGSDAASPDGHVPAPRPRTARGRRT; translated from the coding sequence ATGGCGGTCGTGACGACGGCGTCCGGACGTGGCCGCCCCGGCCCCGCAGGGGCCGGTGGCGCGACGGGCACGGAGCCCGGCGCCGCGGAGGAGCCCGCCGGGCGGGGCTGGACGCTGCTCACCTCGCACGGCCGCGTGCTGCTGCTCATCGCGCGCCAGCCCGACATCCGCATCCGCGACATCGCCGAGCAGGCCCGGATCACCGAGCGCTCGGCGACCGGCATCGTCAGCGACCTCGAGCGGGCGGGCTACCTCACGAAGAGCCGCACCGGCCGGCGCAACACGTACGCCGTCAACGCCGACCGGGCCTTCCGCCACCCCGCCGAGGCCCCGCACCACGTCGGCGAGCTCATCGACATCTTCACCGGCAGCGACGCCGCCAGCCCGGACGGCCATGTCCCCGCACCGCGTCCGCGGACCGCGCGCGGGCGCCGGACATGA